From a region of the Halanaerobium hydrogeniformans genome:
- a CDS encoding fructose-bisphosphatase class III, translating to MEELKYLKLLSKQFPNIPAVSTEIINLKAILNLPKSTEHFLTDLHGEHEAFQYMLKTASGVIEYKINNIFDKELNEVEKRDLATLIFYPEEKMEKIENKNIDGLTEEWYKDSLDKIIKLCKEVSSIYTRSKVRKALPEEFAYIIEELLHLRDDDENKKDYHEQITSTIIEIGQAKNFIKSLSELIQTFAVDKLHIIGDIYDRGPNPHKIMDVLKNHHNVDIQWGNHDILWMGAGLGHKPLIATAIRIALRYGNLEMIEEGYGINMRPLARLAMENYKGDICDVFCPKLLDKELEEKELRISTQMQKAIAIIQFKLEGSLIKRRAEFNMNEALYLEKIDYDKGILYLNDNEIELTDKNFPTIDPDDPYQLSPQEEEVINQLSESFKNNDKLQEDIRFLFNNGSMYKKYNGNLLFHGCVPLNEDDDFACVDVGGRRAKGKELLDFFQDIIRKSYSDTNGDEDQRDWLWYLWRGEYSPLFGKDRMTTFLRYFTDEDDKSLYKENKNPYYKARENEFTCKKILSEFGVDPEKGHIINGHTPVEEKRGESPIKGNGRLLVIDGGISAAYQKKTGIAGYTLAYTHSELRLISHEPFISKEEALTKRSHDTVSSIRIMKFDGQQKIADTDNGAKLQDDVKYLNKLLEAYEKGIIKEKYK from the coding sequence ATGGAAGAATTAAAATATTTAAAGCTTTTATCTAAGCAATTTCCAAATATACCAGCTGTGAGCACAGAAATTATAAACTTAAAGGCAATTTTAAATCTGCCTAAAAGTACAGAACATTTTCTTACTGACCTTCATGGTGAGCATGAGGCGTTTCAGTATATGCTTAAAACAGCTTCTGGAGTAATAGAATACAAGATTAATAATATTTTTGATAAAGAGTTAAATGAGGTTGAAAAAAGAGATTTAGCAACTTTAATTTTTTATCCAGAAGAAAAAATGGAGAAGATCGAAAATAAAAATATAGATGGTTTAACTGAAGAATGGTATAAAGATTCTTTAGATAAAATTATTAAATTATGTAAAGAAGTTTCTTCAATTTATACCCGGTCTAAAGTAAGAAAAGCTTTGCCTGAAGAATTTGCCTATATTATAGAAGAACTTCTTCACTTAAGAGACGATGATGAAAACAAAAAAGATTATCATGAGCAGATTACTTCAACAATTATTGAAATTGGACAGGCTAAAAATTTTATAAAGTCTCTTTCAGAATTAATTCAAACATTTGCTGTCGATAAACTTCATATTATTGGCGATATATATGACAGAGGGCCAAATCCTCATAAAATAATGGATGTTTTAAAAAATCATCATAATGTAGATATACAGTGGGGAAATCACGATATACTCTGGATGGGAGCAGGTTTAGGCCATAAGCCGTTGATTGCAACTGCTATTAGAATTGCTTTAAGATATGGTAATTTAGAAATGATTGAAGAAGGTTATGGTATTAACATGAGACCTTTAGCAAGACTGGCTATGGAAAATTACAAAGGGGATATTTGTGATGTTTTTTGTCCGAAATTACTTGATAAAGAACTAGAAGAAAAAGAACTTAGAATAAGTACTCAGATGCAAAAAGCTATAGCTATAATTCAGTTTAAGTTAGAAGGTAGTTTGATTAAAAGAAGAGCCGAGTTTAATATGAATGAAGCACTTTATTTAGAAAAGATAGATTATGATAAAGGAATACTTTATTTAAATGACAATGAAATTGAGCTGACTGATAAAAACTTTCCAACTATTGATCCTGATGATCCATATCAATTAAGTCCTCAAGAAGAGGAGGTAATTAATCAATTAAGTGAGTCATTTAAAAATAATGATAAACTTCAGGAAGATATAAGATTTTTATTTAATAATGGCAGTATGTATAAAAAATATAATGGAAATCTCTTATTTCATGGCTGTGTACCTTTAAATGAAGATGATGATTTTGCCTGTGTTGATGTTGGTGGACGGAGAGCAAAAGGTAAAGAACTCCTTGATTTCTTCCAGGATATAATCCGTAAAAGTTATTCTGATACAAATGGAGATGAAGATCAAAGAGATTGGCTCTGGTATCTCTGGAGAGGTGAATACTCACCTTTATTCGGTAAAGATAGAATGACAACATTTTTACGTTACTTTACTGATGAAGATGATAAATCTTTATATAAAGAAAATAAGAATCCTTATTATAAAGCAAGAGAAAATGAGTTCACCTGTAAAAAGATCTTATCTGAATTTGGTGTTGATCCTGAAAAAGGTCATATTATTAATGGGCATACACCAGTTGAAGAAAAAAGGGGTGAAAGCCCAATTAAGGGAAATGGAAGACTGCTTGTAATTGATGGTGGAATTTCAGCTGCCTATCAAAAGAAAACTGGTATAGCAGGTTATACTTTAGCATATACTCATTCTGAATTGAGATTAATCTCTCATGAACCGTTTATCTCTAAAGAAGAAGCTTTAACAAAAAGAAGTCATGATACTGTGTCATCAATCAGAATAATGAAATTTGATGGTCAACAAAAAATTGCAGACACAGATAATGGAGCAAAATTACAGGATGATGTAAAATATTTAAATAAACTTCTTGAAGCATATGAAAAAGGCATTATTAAAGAAAAGTATAAGTAA
- a CDS encoding BglG family transcription antiterminator, producing the protein MKISSRTKKILEILLTNENYVVIDFIAEKLGVSSRTILRALPRVESWLEKNDFKLEKKKGTGIRLDCSLEEKEKIKNLLNIESVENYYSPEERRLIILAELLKTQEATKLFNFTMLTNVSEATISHDLDEIEEWIEKYNLKLVRKPGLGVYLKGREKDIRRASINLLYDNLDLQEIFDIMQNKFNENTKDTKRTNLSRSRLLNLIGLDTIHLLDNFIQELEENLDYKLADDSYVALMVHLAIALKRIKNGEKIVIKEEILDELKKSKEYPIAVSLIAKIAEAFSMDIPEAEIGYVTMHLRGSKGRGGFYNDNISITDDYKLVLLTKKIIEKAEIELGIYLEDDDELLIGLVRHLEPTINRIKLNLDIRNPLLDEIKEQYAELFKVSQKCADIIAENEKIDVPDSEAAYIAMHLGAAIARKKTPVKKFRAAVACTSGIGASRLLASRLNSEFENLEVVALISTIDFNNQEISKMNVDLIISTVSIPKSNVPVIVVNPLLTDKHQRKINEFLATHKAAKRKINSNNISLKEKLSIINKYNQRILEVLNNFELQNNYKYKNLEQLLSDAAELLADNGDEKKVIQKDLSLREEKGSTVLEHNKILLLHCRSKVVEEVKFIVIRPENKFKILNEDKNKAEIEIVVVMAAPLKGAEQGREVLSEISRLLIESTSFIKAINSGLKNEVYFEMAEYFDHFLQQKSTMEYHKEEK; encoded by the coding sequence ATGAAAATTAGTTCTAGAACTAAGAAGATATTGGAAATACTGCTCACAAACGAAAATTATGTTGTTATTGATTTTATAGCAGAAAAACTTGGAGTTAGTTCTCGTACTATTTTAAGAGCTTTACCCAGGGTAGAATCCTGGCTTGAAAAAAATGACTTTAAGCTAGAGAAAAAAAAGGGGACAGGAATTCGACTTGACTGCAGTCTAGAAGAAAAAGAGAAGATTAAAAATCTACTTAATATTGAATCTGTTGAGAATTATTATTCTCCTGAAGAAAGAAGACTGATAATCTTGGCTGAGTTATTGAAAACTCAAGAGGCTACAAAGTTATTTAACTTTACAATGCTGACAAATGTATCTGAAGCAACAATAAGTCATGACTTAGATGAAATTGAAGAATGGATAGAAAAGTATAATTTAAAACTAGTTCGCAAACCTGGTCTGGGTGTTTATCTAAAGGGTAGAGAAAAAGATATCAGAAGAGCAAGCATAAATTTACTTTATGATAATTTAGATCTACAGGAAATATTTGATATCATGCAGAACAAATTTAACGAAAATACTAAGGATACAAAGAGAACAAATTTATCAAGAAGTAGACTTTTAAATCTGATTGGCTTAGATACAATTCATCTCCTCGATAATTTTATTCAAGAACTAGAAGAAAATTTAGATTATAAGTTGGCTGATGATTCATATGTGGCTTTGATGGTTCATTTAGCAATCGCTTTAAAAAGAATAAAAAATGGAGAAAAAATTGTAATAAAAGAAGAAATATTAGATGAATTAAAAAAGAGCAAAGAATATCCAATTGCTGTCTCACTAATTGCTAAGATAGCTGAAGCATTTTCTATGGATATTCCAGAAGCAGAAATCGGCTATGTGACAATGCATCTTAGGGGAAGTAAAGGTAGAGGTGGTTTTTATAACGATAATATCTCTATAACTGATGATTATAAATTAGTATTATTGACCAAAAAAATTATTGAAAAAGCAGAAATTGAACTCGGCATTTATCTAGAAGATGATGATGAATTATTGATTGGATTGGTTAGACATTTAGAACCTACGATTAACAGAATTAAGTTAAACCTTGATATTCGAAATCCTCTCTTAGATGAAATAAAAGAACAATATGCTGAACTTTTTAAAGTTTCACAAAAATGTGCAGATATTATTGCTGAAAATGAAAAGATAGATGTGCCAGATTCAGAAGCAGCTTATATTGCCATGCATTTAGGAGCAGCAATAGCTAGAAAAAAAACACCTGTTAAGAAATTCAGAGCAGCAGTGGCCTGTACTAGTGGGATAGGAGCTTCAAGACTTCTAGCTTCGAGATTAAACTCAGAGTTTGAAAATTTAGAAGTGGTTGCATTAATTTCAACGATAGATTTTAACAATCAAGAAATATCTAAAATGAATGTTGATCTTATTATATCAACGGTTTCTATTCCTAAAAGCAATGTTCCAGTTATTGTAGTTAATCCTCTTTTAACTGATAAGCATCAAAGAAAGATAAATGAATTTCTAGCAACTCATAAAGCTGCTAAAAGAAAAATTAATAGTAATAACATCAGTCTTAAAGAAAAATTATCAATTATAAATAAATATAACCAAAGAATTTTAGAAGTTTTAAATAATTTTGAACTTCAAAATAATTATAAATACAAAAATCTTGAGCAATTATTAAGTGATGCTGCAGAACTATTAGCTGATAATGGAGACGAAAAAAAGGTTATACAAAAAGATTTATCTTTGCGTGAAGAAAAGGGAAGTACAGTATTAGAACACAATAAAATACTATTATTACACTGCAGAAGTAAGGTAGTAGAAGAAGTTAAATTTATCGTTATCAGACCGGAAAATAAATTTAAAATTTTAAATGAAGATAAAAATAAGGCAGAAATTGAGATTGTTGTTGTTATGGCAGCACCTTTAAAAGGAGCTGAACAGGGAAGAGAAGTTTTAAGTGAAATCAGTCGACTCTTAATTGAAAGTACAAGTTTTATTAAAGCAATTAATTCAGGACTAAAAAATGAAGTTTATTTTGAGATGGCAGAGTATTTTGATCATTTTTTACAACAAAAAAGTACTATGGAATATCACAAGGAGGAAAAATAA
- a CDS encoding PTS mannitol transporter subunit IICBA codes for MTKSSFQNSVQSFGRFLSGMVMPNIGAFIAWGLITALFIPTGWLPNEGLASLVGPMITYLLPLLIAFSGGKLVAGIRGGVIGAVATMGVIVGSDIPMFIGAMLMGPLGGYTIKKVDQLFEGNVKSGFEMLVSNFSAGIVGGALAILAFQIIGPVVYGLNTVLAAGVEFIVNQGLLPLSSLFVEPAKILFLNNAINHGVLSPLGIQEAAEAGRSIFFMLETNPGPGLGVLLAYWVFAKGMIKQSAPGAIIIHFFGGIHEIYFPYVLMKPSLLLAVIGGGASGVFVFNLLGAGLVATPSPGSIFAYIAMTPRGALFSVLSGVVVSTVVSFAIASALIKRSADKGEELSLDAATNKLRDMKGRDLHNEKKSGEKSYSADEINKIVFACDAGMGSSAMGASRLRKKLENVGSDITVVNKAIEEIPQDAQIVITHKNLTERAKKAAPKAEHVSIDDFLQTPAYDMLVNRIKKGLEEKKTEVKTVKKESEEKLNKNILKKKNIKLGLESVERDEAIKMAGNLLYESGYVDEDYIDAMLDREEELTTYIGQGVAIPHGVGSAKKKIKKTGISILQFPEGVDFDGETAYLVIGIAGLGNEHLKVLANLSELIENDETAEKLRKTDDLDYIYNKFTL; via the coding sequence ATGACTAAGAGTAGTTTTCAAAATAGTGTACAGAGTTTTGGTAGATTTTTAAGTGGGATGGTTATGCCTAATATTGGAGCATTTATTGCCTGGGGTTTAATCACAGCCCTATTTATTCCAACTGGTTGGCTTCCTAATGAAGGGCTTGCTTCTTTAGTTGGACCTATGATTACTTATCTATTACCTCTATTAATCGCATTTTCTGGTGGTAAATTAGTAGCAGGTATTAGAGGTGGAGTAATCGGTGCTGTAGCGACTATGGGTGTTATCGTTGGTTCTGATATCCCAATGTTTATTGGAGCAATGTTGATGGGACCACTTGGTGGGTATACTATAAAAAAAGTTGATCAGCTTTTTGAAGGCAATGTTAAATCTGGCTTTGAAATGCTCGTCAGTAACTTTTCAGCGGGTATTGTTGGTGGTGCACTTGCAATATTAGCCTTCCAGATTATAGGACCTGTTGTTTATGGGCTAAATACGGTTTTAGCAGCTGGAGTTGAATTTATAGTTAATCAGGGATTATTACCTTTATCATCTCTGTTTGTAGAACCTGCTAAAATACTCTTTTTAAATAATGCTATAAATCATGGTGTATTAAGTCCACTGGGAATCCAAGAGGCAGCAGAAGCCGGAAGATCGATCTTCTTTATGTTAGAAACTAATCCTGGCCCGGGTTTAGGTGTTTTACTGGCTTACTGGGTATTTGCAAAAGGGATGATAAAACAATCAGCACCTGGTGCAATTATTATCCATTTCTTTGGTGGAATTCATGAAATTTATTTCCCATATGTATTAATGAAACCATCACTTTTATTAGCTGTTATTGGTGGTGGAGCAAGTGGAGTATTCGTATTCAATTTGTTAGGAGCTGGTTTAGTTGCTACTCCTTCTCCTGGTAGTATATTTGCCTATATCGCAATGACACCAAGGGGAGCTTTGTTTTCAGTACTCTCAGGTGTAGTGGTTTCAACGGTTGTTTCTTTTGCAATAGCCTCTGCATTAATTAAAAGATCTGCTGATAAAGGTGAGGAATTAAGCCTGGATGCAGCAACTAATAAATTAAGAGACATGAAAGGTAGAGATTTGCATAATGAAAAAAAATCAGGTGAAAAGTCATATAGTGCTGATGAAATTAATAAAATAGTATTTGCCTGTGATGCTGGTATGGGTTCAAGTGCAATGGGAGCAAGTCGACTTCGTAAAAAATTAGAAAATGTTGGCTCTGATATTACTGTTGTTAATAAAGCAATCGAAGAAATACCACAGGATGCACAAATAGTTATTACTCATAAAAATTTAACCGAGCGGGCCAAAAAAGCTGCTCCCAAGGCAGAACATGTCTCAATAGATGATTTTTTACAGACTCCTGCCTATGACATGTTAGTTAATAGAATTAAAAAAGGTTTAGAAGAAAAAAAAACTGAAGTAAAAACAGTAAAAAAAGAATCTGAAGAAAAATTAAATAAAAATATATTGAAGAAAAAAAATATTAAACTTGGCCTTGAAAGTGTTGAAAGAGATGAAGCAATTAAAATGGCTGGTAATCTTCTTTATGAAAGCGGATATGTAGATGAAGACTATATCGATGCTATGCTTGACAGGGAAGAAGAGTTAACAACTTATATTGGTCAGGGTGTAGCAATACCACATGGTGTTGGAAGTGCTAAAAAGAAAATAAAGAAAACTGGTATTTCAATTCTTCAGTTTCCAGAAGGAGTAGATTTTGATGGAGAAACTGCCTATCTTGTAATTGGTATTGCAGGCCTTGGTAATGAACACTTAAAAGTACTGGCTAATTTATCAGAACTGATTGAAAATGACGAAACAGCAGAAAAACTAAGAAAAACAGATGATCTTGATTATATTTATAATAAGTTTACATTATAA
- the pfkB gene encoding 1-phosphofructokinase → MIKTLTLNPALDKTIIVEDFKIDSLNRIKKVFRDAGGKGINVSKMISNLGGITTASGFLGGDAGSFIKNELEKENIKHDFIEVEGETRTNLKMVDKIQNTFTDINEKGVYVSNNKLNEIKKELFSDLNKGDILVLSGSVPDGVEANIYQELIEIAHQKEVKTILDADGVLFENALKACPSLIKPNEHELALYYGRDFNNQEEMIEAAKEFFRYGVEKIMLSLGKEGAVFLTEEEVIKIEALELDVKSTFGAGDAMVAGLAIALENNLKINEMITLAAACSSASLINEGTEMGKKEDVNNLKNKIRYYYI, encoded by the coding sequence ATGATTAAAACATTAACTTTAAATCCAGCTCTTGATAAAACAATAATTGTGGAAGATTTTAAAATTGATAGTTTAAATAGAATTAAAAAAGTTTTTCGTGATGCTGGAGGTAAGGGAATAAATGTATCAAAAATGATAAGCAATTTAGGTGGCATTACCACTGCTTCAGGTTTTTTAGGTGGTGATGCCGGTTCATTTATCAAAAATGAGCTGGAAAAAGAGAATATAAAGCACGATTTTATTGAGGTTGAAGGAGAGACAAGAACCAATCTGAAAATGGTTGATAAAATTCAAAATACTTTTACTGACATTAACGAAAAAGGTGTTTATGTTAGTAATAATAAGCTAAATGAAATAAAAAAAGAACTTTTTTCTGATTTAAATAAAGGGGACATACTGGTTTTATCAGGTAGTGTTCCAGATGGAGTAGAAGCTAATATTTATCAGGAATTAATTGAAATAGCTCACCAAAAAGAAGTTAAAACTATTTTAGATGCAGATGGAGTTCTTTTTGAAAATGCATTAAAAGCTTGCCCAAGCTTAATAAAACCAAATGAACATGAACTGGCTCTTTATTATGGTAGAGATTTTAATAATCAAGAAGAAATGATTGAAGCAGCAAAAGAGTTTTTTCGCTATGGAGTGGAGAAAATTATGCTGTCACTTGGTAAAGAAGGAGCAGTATTTTTAACAGAAGAGGAAGTTATAAAAATAGAAGCACTAGAATTAGATGTTAAAAGTACGTTTGGAGCTGGAGATGCAATGGTTGCAGGACTTGCAATAGCCCTAGAAAATAATCTTAAAATAAACGAAATGATAACTCTTGCAGCAGCTTGCAGTAGTGCAAGTTTAATTAATGAGGGTACTGAGATGGGTAAAAAAGAAGATGTCAATAATCTAAAGAATAAAATAAGATATTACTATATTTAG
- a CDS encoding zinc-binding dehydrogenase, with protein sequence MKTRAVRLYGENDLRLEEFELPEINDDEILAKIISNSICMSTYKAVIQGARHKRVPNDVADNPTLTGHEFAGEIVEVGADLKDEFEVGQKFAVQPALNYKGSPYAPGYSYPHFGGNSEYAIIPKEVMELGYLLKYEGEAFYEASLSEPMSCIIGGYHAVYHTESNNYIHKMGIVEGGKTALLGAAGPMGLGAIDYALHADRKPSVLVVTDIDQDRLDRAASLFTQEEAQKQGVELHFINTADLDDVPAELRKIVDGDGYDDVFVYAPVRELVEQGDQILGKDGCMNFFAGPTDKEFSAEVNFYKIHYSPTHIMGSTGGNDDDMRESLKMSAEGKINPATMITHVGGLDSAADTILNLPDIPGGKKLVYTGIDMELTAIDDFKNKADQSQIFADLAEIIEKHNGLWSEEAEKYLLKKCK encoded by the coding sequence ATGAAAACAAGAGCTGTTAGATTATATGGAGAAAATGATTTAAGACTGGAAGAGTTTGAATTACCAGAAATTAATGATGATGAGATATTAGCAAAAATTATTTCAAATAGCATCTGCATGTCAACTTACAAAGCTGTTATACAGGGAGCGAGACATAAAAGAGTTCCCAATGATGTTGCTGATAATCCAACTTTAACCGGACATGAATTTGCAGGTGAAATTGTAGAGGTTGGGGCTGATCTAAAAGATGAATTTGAAGTTGGTCAAAAATTTGCTGTACAACCGGCTTTAAATTATAAAGGTAGTCCTTATGCACCTGGATATTCCTATCCACATTTTGGTGGTAATAGTGAATATGCAATAATCCCTAAAGAAGTAATGGAATTAGGCTACTTATTAAAATATGAAGGAGAAGCTTTTTACGAAGCATCTCTATCAGAACCAATGTCATGTATTATTGGTGGATATCATGCAGTTTATCACACCGAAAGCAATAACTATATTCATAAAATGGGAATTGTTGAAGGTGGTAAAACTGCTTTACTTGGAGCTGCTGGACCAATGGGCTTAGGAGCAATTGATTATGCACTTCATGCAGATAGAAAACCCTCTGTTTTAGTTGTTACTGATATTGATCAGGACCGTCTTGATAGAGCAGCTTCTTTATTTACTCAAGAGGAAGCTCAAAAGCAGGGTGTAGAACTCCATTTTATTAATACTGCTGATTTAGATGATGTTCCTGCAGAGTTGAGAAAAATTGTTGATGGGGACGGTTATGATGATGTATTTGTATATGCTCCTGTAAGAGAATTAGTTGAACAGGGTGATCAAATATTAGGCAAAGATGGCTGTATGAACTTTTTTGCCGGACCAACAGACAAAGAATTTTCTGCAGAAGTTAATTTTTATAAAATCCATTATTCACCAACCCACATTATGGGTTCAACCGGTGGAAATGATGATGATATGAGAGAATCATTAAAAATGTCTGCAGAAGGTAAAATTAATCCGGCAACCATGATTACCCATGTCGGCGGGCTTGATAGTGCAGCTGATACTATTTTAAATCTTCCGGATATACCAGGTGGTAAAAAGTTGGTTTATACAGGCATTGATATGGAATTAACTGCAATTGATGATTTTAAAAACAAAGCAGATCAAAGTCAAATTTTTGCAGACTTGGCAGAGATAATCGAGAAGCATAATGGACTCTGGTCAGAAGAAGCAGAAAAATATCTGCTTAAAAAATGCAAATAA
- a CDS encoding HPr family phosphocarrier protein has protein sequence MVKTEIELKHEEGFHARPAGLFVKTASKYNSEIKLLKNGDQNKEYNPKSIISIMSMGAIKGDRITIIADGQDEKEAVENLRSLVENDFVIPN, from the coding sequence ATGGTAAAAACTGAAATTGAACTGAAACATGAAGAAGGCTTTCATGCAAGACCGGCAGGACTTTTTGTTAAAACTGCCTCAAAATATAATTCAGAGATTAAGCTTTTAAAAAATGGTGATCAAAATAAAGAATATAATCCTAAAAGCATTATTTCAATTATGAGTATGGGAGCAATTAAAGGTGACAGAATAACTATCATTGCTGATGGCCAGGATGAAAAAGAAGCCGTTGAAAATTTAAGATCACTGGTAGAAAATGATTTTGTAATTCCAAATTAG